A genome region from Erigeron canadensis isolate Cc75 chromosome 3, C_canadensis_v1, whole genome shotgun sequence includes the following:
- the LOC122592803 gene encoding U-box domain-containing protein 26-like: protein MPGSLEPLDVNNVQIPYHFRCPISLELMRDPVIVNTGQTYDRSSIESWVSTGNTTCPVTRLPLMDFTLIPNHTLRRLIQEWCVANRSYGVERIPTPKQPADPIMVRSLLNQAGSESNTRHARLSALRRLRGLARDSDKNRSVISTHNAREILIGILFSETTNTHSELKIESLAILSSFPLSESECALISADSDRFQQLITLLSHTSIDVRVNSASLIENVVAGTKSSEKRAEMSDFDGIFDGIVNILNFPLTYPRAIKIGIKALFALCLVKQHRNKAVEAGAVVAIIDRLSDFEKCDAERALATVELLCRIPEGCAAFASHALTVPLLVKIILKISDRATEYAAGALLSLCTAAERLQREAVAAGVLTQLLLLVQSECTARAKRKAQMLLKLLRDSWPEKSVRSLDNFACSDVVPF, encoded by the coding sequence ATGCCTGGTAGCTTAGAACCATTAGATGTAAATAATGTTCAAATTCCATATCATTTCAGGTGTCCAATTTCTCTAGAATTAATGAGAGATCCAGTCATAGTCAACACTGGTCAAACCTACGACAGGTCGAGTATCGAGTCATGGGTGAGTACCGGAAACACGACTTGTCCAGTGACTCGTTTGCCACTAATGGATTTCACACTTATCCCGAATCACACGTTACGACGTCTGATTCAAGAATGGTGTGTGGCAAACAGGTCATACGGTGTGGAACGGATTCCAACACCTAAGCAACCAGCGGACCCTATTATGGTACGCTCGTTGCTTAACCAGGCTGGATCAGAGTCTAATACTAGACATGCCAGGCTGTCTGCACTACGCAGATTACGTGGACTAGCACGTGACTCGGATAAAAACCGATCAGTAATCTCCACGCATAACGCACGTGAGATACTGATCGGTATTTTGTTCTCCGAAACTACAAACACACACTCCGAGCTGAAGATAGAATCCTTAGCGATTTTATCTTCCTTTCCGTTATCGGAATCGGAGTGTGCGCTAATTTCGGCCGATTCTGATCGGTTTCAGCAACTTATTACTCTCCTCTCACATACGTCAATCGACGTTCGCGTAAATTCCGCTTCGTTGATCGAAAACGTGGTCGCTGGAACAAAATCTTCAGAAAAAAGAGCTGAAATGAGCGATTTTGACGGAATTTTCGACggaattgttaatattttaaacTTTCCATTAACGTATCCACGCGCTATAAAGATAGGAATAAAAGCTTTATTTGCATTATGTTTAGTAAAGCAGCACCGTAATAAAGCGGTGGAGGCCGGAGCAGTGGTGGCGATAATTGACCGGTTGTCCGATTTCGAAAAATGCGACGCGGAACGCGCGTTAGCTACAGTGGAGCTACTATGCCGGATTCCGGAAGGATGTGCGGCGTTTGCGTCTCACGCGCTTACAGTGCCGTTGTTagttaaaataattttgaaaatatctgATAGAGCGACGGAGTATGCCGCTGGTGCCTTGTTGTCGTTGTGCACGGCGGCGGAACGGTTGCAACGGGAGGCGGTGGCGGCGGGGGTTTTGACGCAGCTGTTGCTGCTTGTGCAAAGCGAGTGTACTGCACGCGCGAAACGGAAAGCGCAAATGTTGTTGAAATTGCTCAGGGACTCGTGGCCGGAAAAATCAGTTAGGAGTTTGGACAATTTTGCGTGCAGCGACGTCGTTccattttga